Genomic segment of Synchiropus splendidus isolate RoL2022-P1 chromosome 4, RoL_Sspl_1.0, whole genome shotgun sequence:
GTCCCGTCAAGCCAACAAGTCTTAGGACGTGTTGAGCTCAGTTTCAGCATAAGGTCAGAATTCAAGTTGAAGTGCTCAACAGACAATGAGCTGATGAGTCCAGATATAATATGACACTTGACTTCAAGTCACCGTCCCATCAATGCTGGAGTGACAAGTCTGACAGCGCAGATTAGGCTTTTTAATCCCATTAGCTCTGGAGTACAAGTAATCAGTGTGTCATCTCTATTTAGACATGTCACCATCTTTATTGCCAAGCCAAGAGTCAACAAGtgagtaggtgtgtgtgtgtgtgtgtttctcatgtaagcatatctatcctagtgagctCCAATTATGGGGACAAAAACCCATTGTGGGCCAAAATAGCTGGGTGTTTatcattgggtttcagtttggttcagagtccttgtTACGGttcgccatgtgttttggatggttaagttaagggtgagaggctggggaagcattatggcaatgagaaacctcacaatgcccccacagggatagcaatacaaacatggGAGTTATTGCTTTCTAAAGTTCTCCACTGTCTAAAATGAAGGCTGAGTGATATGGCTTGAAAATGAACTTGGGTTGGGTTTTTATCATGTGTTTTAAGGAAACAAATACAGATGTCCAGCAACTCAGAAtacattttgcttttattttaccaAAAACTTAACAAGTGTAACTCTTATTTCCCTCCTGTAACTAAGGTTCCAGCTGTAACCACCTCGTGTTGCTGCTGAATTGAAATAACGCTCCCTCCTCCATCTTGCTGCTGATTCCCTCACAAATACTGTTGTGTAAATTGGGCCAGACAACTTCAGCGAAAGACTTCAGACTTGGTGGCTAAAACCATAGGTCCGTAGTGGACAGTAAGTGGGAAAAAGCCAGTCTTCCACAGTAATTATGGGTACAAGATCTTTCACAATGCGCAAAGCCGTGTCCCTATCTTCTCATGTGTGGTGCAAACCCAAACCAGTTCCAAGCCACAGCGGACACTATTCTTTTCTTGGGCACAAACTTGCACTGGTCACACTACTTAGCACCAGCCATGATGTCACTCATTCTGCGAAGGAAACAGGGCTCCggagaacacacacagagagctgCATCGAGATCAGGGATCTTAAACTGttccgcagtgggtgcaggtttttgttcctacttatcaagaggacaccttttcaccagtcaggtgactGAAGGCTGTCatcagttgattgtcagtctggtgctgttgtttcagctgacacctgattggtgtgTCTgctcttgtttggttggaacaaaaacctgcagccactgcagCCATTTGGAGACGGGTGAGAGCTACATGAAATCATTTCTGAAAGCATTCAAAATAAGTTTCTTGTGTTCATGAGTGATGCTGCAGTGACATCACCAGCGCCGTCTTCAGTGGGCGACTTCACATGGGAAGATGGGGGAGTTGAGGAAAACGGGATTTCAGCTCCCACAGAATTTTTGATTGGACagggttttgtgtgttttatgttaGCATTTCTAAACATATACATTGCTTTTGGGGGAGTTTGTTCTaatcaccaaaataaacatttttttaaccttcTGTCAATACAAGCAGCAATATGAAAGCTTCTTTAAATGTATAgtaatttgtattttcttctcTCTGAACAAGTTACTGAAGTGCAAATTACCGACAGGTGTATACACAATGTTTTACTCCACTTCTAGGTTTGCATGTGCTCAATTATGAATCATACTCCCTAGATCTTTGTGTTTActcattaattcatttattttgcttttgttttccaattTGCCTCTCACCTAAAAATATATTCCATTTTTCCAGCACTGTGACTTGGTGCCATATTGACGCATGTTAATTGCAGCACTTGGTACCACTATTTTCTGCATTGGAAGAAGAGCATTTTGTATATGACGCGGTAAATCAGCCTCTATTTTTACTATTCAAATCCTGCTAAAATACTGTTTCAGGCATCCTCAAATATGATGAATGTAAAAAAGATTTAGAAGAGTGCAACATGTCTCCAATTATTGCTAGTAACTCTTGTAAGGGTATATGAGCACATTGTTATCTACTTGTTGATATGCTTAACATGTTGTTTGAAGTTGTATTTAGCACTTATTGACTCATTTTGGTGTAAGCTTTATTTTGGCTAAAGTTCTTGAGCTTGAGTGAGTCATTACTTCGCGAAGAATATTGACAATGTGACTAAAATAGGAGCAAAATCAATGTGATGCTTAACTAGCTGAACATCTTTATAATCTGGGGGAGCAAATTTATTGATCACCACAGACACCTGATGGCAAGCGTGCGGCCTGGCTGCGATTCAGAGTTCACCCAAGTGCAAACAGCAGGGATTTCCAAGACAAAACTGCACGCATGTTCGCCATGTGTCCAGCCGTTCACATGCTGTGCCTGACACTGGTTTGCGCTACTTTGTTTTCCGTTGttagaaaggttctttcttgtaAAAGCTTATCAAATCATATCAAATTAACAGACTCAATGTCTGTCATCATTCTTTTCGtccataaaaacatgtctgattttctttttgtgcCGGTAACTGCCACCTGCATCTTGCTGACTCAATTGatctgtgatttttttctttttttttttacgtttttctTCCAATAGTATGATTAAGATTCTGACGGTTTGACTGAATATTATGGGATGTATGTTTAAGTTAGGataaatattcatcatttaaaTGCGCAAGTCTTAAGCGTCTTAGTGTCACTGTGTTCTCGCCATGATCTCAGAAGCGATTGTCCTAAGTGAGATTGTTTGCAGATCAACATTACAGTTCACTGACGGGGAGGTTAGAGGTTAGAGTTAGTGCTGGGTTAAATAGACTTTTAACAGGAATGATCCAAAGATTCCACAGGTTGGAGGTAGTGTCAGTAATGACTGCTAGCTAAGGGCCTAATCTGTGACATCGGCACTGTCTGTGGCAAATCGAGGCTTTGCTCCGTGTAAGATTAGAGCGTCGTCATAAATCTCTGCATCCCATTTTGGGGCGGACACATTGGTGGGCGGGGCCACTCCTTGGTGGAGCCAATTCATCAGTTGAAACAAAACGATTCTTTGTCGACTCAAGGCTGTTTTTAACACCACCCTGGATTTACATGATGAACTACTGCATCCCAGACATGTATGAAATACCGCAGGTCAGTGGCTACATGGTGCAAGGGGGCAGTGACCACTGCCTGTACTCAGGTGATGGCTCCGGGTACGAGACCCAGCCGCTACATCATCCTCCCTGCATGGAGCAGCCTTGGCCTCATGGCCAGCACTATCCTTGCTTTGGTGGATCTTCTTTTAAGAGCGAGTTTTGCGGCATGGACATTCCGGTAAATCGCTTGCACCATCCGCCCGAGTATTTTCCAGACTTTTCTCACCTTCAGTGGATTCCAGGTGCACCCAAGAAAGGTACCAACTTGTTTCTTACACTTGTATGTCAATGTTGGAAATAATTACGTTGATACACTCCCTCTTAATCAATGAATCAATGAGGCCATGGCTTTTTCAGATTAATCCTAGATTTAGGGCATCACGCAGCCGCCGATCTATTAGCAGCTCTACTTACATTTGAGGCGCCTTATTGATtgatgaggaggcagcagaaggCACATTGGTTTTTCACTAGCTATACAAAACATTATTGATCAGACATTCCCGGTGTCCAGCAGATCCAGCACTGCTGTACTGGGGCCCTAAAATTAGTCCTGCTACATGGGTTTGGTGTATCAGACCTGGCGTTTGGTCAAGACTGTGCGTTGACTGGAACTCAGCCACCTGTGACAAAATGACCTGCCCTTTGGGTTATATCAGGCTCTCTCAACGCCGCAAGTCAACTTACTGATTTACCTCAACGCCTTTTCTTTCCTTTACTATCTGCTGTCAAACCTTTCCAGGTTATGAAGAAATTTCATTATTCCTTTGTATATTATTCTGACAGGTTTAAGGAATCCCaaattcactttttctttttctgtttttttttctatttctgttttctcatttattttaattgattGGACCAGTGGAAATATTTGGTTGTGTTTacactaaaatattttttcccttCTGCAGGTACCgggtaaaaagtaaaaaaggttttttagtaatattttaatatttattatatattatatattttaatgtagCACCAACCTTCTCAAAGACAACACTATATATAAGATTACATTAGATGCCTTTTATTAGTGTGTGaataatatatgtgtgtgtgagaaaaaacaaagcataaAGTTGCACACAAATCTAAACATGCATCActagacacacacatgcaaagttTACATGGATGAAGTGGAATTCATAGcagaagtaaataaaaaaatcatgtcaCTTAAAATGAGGTTTATAAAAAGGTAAGTGTGTGGTAGAAGCGGTGCATGTTGCAGATCTCCTCAGACAGGCTGTTCCAAATTCTCAATGTCCTGATGGAGAAGGCTCTGTCGCCCTTAAATTTCAGTCTCTCCTTTGGATTAACCGTAGGTGGTTGCAGAGAATGTGTGAGAAGTTGTAAATTTAGGTACATGGGTATTTGGTTCTTAGCAATTGATGGAGTCAGACGGGTTGTTGGCCACAGATGAAGGAGAGTAAAAATACACCAAAGTCTAAAGCGGCATGTTGTGTCTCTCAGGGTACAttccaagttacttggacaaggACGAGTTATGTGTAGTATGTGGGGACAAAGCAACGGGTTATCACTATCGCTGCATCACCTGCGAAGGCTGCAAGGTAAACAGCTTTTTTTCAGCGTTTGTCACATATTGCTCCTTCAAGTTTCTGACTTTGCCAGTACTTTTGCTTTCCAGGGTTTCTTCAGACGTACAATTCAAAAGAATCTTCACCCAACTTACAGCTGTAAGTACGACGGGAAATGTGTAATAGACAAGGTGACCCGGAACCAGTGCCAGGAATGTCGATTCCAGAAGTGCATTGCAGTGGGAATGGCGACGGACCGTAAGTgacacacactctacattcctGATTTGCAAAACTACTGCGCTAAAAGGCTGGCAGCTGCCAGGTGGCATTAGCGTGCGGTCGCTACAGGCACGTATATTGACATTTTGGCAGGGAGGCGTGGCGCaaccagaaaaaaagagcacagttcacaaaacatttgacaatgATAATGATTCTAATCATATTTAGTTTTATGAAACACTACATCCAATCAAATCCTGAATAATTGACAAATATGATGCGCCTATAGTACATACACAAGcagtatgttgttgttttttagtaTGTTACTGCTGAGACAGATTGCTTACATGTGCTCTTAGCAACTCTGAATTCCACTCTCTCCCACCACCTTTTCCCTCAAAGTGGTGCTGGACGACAGCAAGCGACTGGCCAAACGGAAGCTGATTGAGGAAAATCGCGAGCGTCGTCGaaaggaggagctgcagaagacCGCGTGGGATCGACTTGAGCCCACGCAGGAAGAGTGGGACCTCATCCGTATGGTGACAGAGGCCCATATGGCCACGAACGCTCAGGGCAACCACTGGAAACAGAAACGGAAATTCCTGGTGAGatccccctcctcttccctcaggCCCCCCTCATCCTTATACGTGACCCTGTGTTCCTCCCTGACCATACCATACCCCCACAACCCCTCTCCCTTCAATACGAC
This window contains:
- the thrb gene encoding thyroid hormone receptor beta isoform X1, with the translated sequence MMNYCIPDMYEIPQVSGYMVQGGSDHCLYSGDGSGYETQPLHHPPCMEQPWPHGQHYPCFGGSSFKSEFCGMDIPVNRLHHPPEYFPDFSHLQWIPGAPKKGYIPSYLDKDELCVVCGDKATGYHYRCITCEGCKGFFRRTIQKNLHPTYSCKYDGKCVIDKVTRNQCQECRFQKCIAVGMATDLVLDDSKRLAKRKLIEENRERRRKEELQKTAWDRLEPTQEEWDLIRMVTEAHMATNAQGNHWKQKRKFLVEETMLLNEITCHLFYTPDQSAAGVKETKPEDIGQASMVNAPDGSKVDIEAFSQFTKIITPAITRVVDFAKKLPMFCELPCEDQIILLKGCCMEIMSLRAAVRYDPESETLTLNGEMAVTRGQLKNGGLGVVSDAIFDLGVSLSSFNLDDSEVALLQAVILLSSDRPGLSSVEQIERCQDEFLLAFEHYINYRKHKVPHFWPKLLMKVTDLRMIGACHASRFLHMKVECPNELFPPLFLEVFED
- the thrb gene encoding thyroid hormone receptor beta isoform X2 — protein: MMNYCIPDMYEIPQVSGYMVQGGSDHCLYSGDGSGYETQPLHHPPCMEQPWPHGQHYPCFGGSSFKSEFCGMDIPVNRLHHPPEYFPDFSHLQWIPGAPKKGYIPSYLDKDELCVVCGDKATGYHYRCITCEGCKGFFRRTIQKNLHPTYSCKYDGKCVIDKVTRNQCQECRFQKCIAVGMATDLVLDDSKRLAKRKLIEENRERRRKEELQKTAWDRLEPTQEEWDLIRMVTEAHMATNAQGNHWKQKRKFLSAAGVKETKPEDIGQASMVNAPDGSKVDIEAFSQFTKIITPAITRVVDFAKKLPMFCELPCEDQIILLKGCCMEIMSLRAAVRYDPESETLTLNGEMAVTRGQLKNGGLGVVSDAIFDLGVSLSSFNLDDSEVALLQAVILLSSDRPGLSSVEQIERCQDEFLLAFEHYINYRKHKVPHFWPKLLMKVTDLRMIGACHASRFLHMKVECPNELFPPLFLEVFED